The sequence TGAATGGCGGTCCTGGCTCACCGGCTTTTGCCTGGGTCGCGCGGCGGCATCAGGACCGTTGCACGCAACCGCTATCCGGCTGGTGGGGGCATCGCGCGCCATTCGAGATGCAGCCGGATTACCAGCCCGGGCATGGCATCGGGCGCTTTTTGTGCGGCACGCAGCCGATCGTGTCGATGGCGCTGGTGGAATGCGGGCTCGATGTGTTTTTGCAGACCGACATGGCAGCGCTGCGGCGTAAATCGCTGGCGCTGGCGGATCTGTTTATCGAGCAGGTGCAGACCCGTTGCGCAGCCTACGGGCTCAATCTCATCACACCGCTCGACCACGCCCAGCGAGGCTCGCAAGTTAGCTTCGAGCATCCGCAAGGCTATGCGCTGATCCAGGCGCTAAGCGCACGCGGTGTGATTGGCGATTACCGTGAGCCGCATGTGATGCGCTTCGGCTTCACTCCGCTCTATACGCGCTTCGTCGATGTCTGGGATGCCGTCGCCGCGCTCGAAGACGTGCTCGCCACCGAAGCATGGCGTGCGCCCGCATTCGCCGCACGCGGCAGCGTCACGTAAGGAGCGAGTGATGACTGATCCGCTACAACCACCCGTCAGCGCTGCGGCTGAGGTTACGGCTGAAACCCAAACCGTCACTGCCGCGGCCACCGTCCCTGTGGCTTCCGGCTGCCCGTTTGGCCAGCACGCGCCCACCTCCGCACCCCAGGCTGACGCCAGCCACCCAGAGGGCTGGCACCACGCGCAGCTCGATTTTGCCCAGTCGATGAGTTACGGCGATTACCTGGCGCTGGATACGCTGCTCTCGGCGCAGCACCCGCGCTCGCCCGATCACAACGAGATGCTGTTTATCGTCCAGCATCAGACCAGCGAGCTATGGATGAAGCTCGCGCTATACGAACTGCGCGCCGCCTGTGATGCCGTGCGCCATGACGCACTGCCGTCAGCGTTCAAGATGCTCGCGCGCGTGTCACGAATTCTTGAACAACTGGTGCAGGCATGGAGCGTGCTCGCCACGCTCACGCCGTCCGAGTACAGCGCCATGCGTCCGTATCTGGGCAGCTCGTCGGGCTTTCAATCGCATCAGTACCGCTTGCTCGAATTCATGCTGGGCAACAAGAACGCACAGATGCTCAAGCCCCATGCGCATCGCCCGGAGATTTACGCCGAGGTCAAGGCGGCACTGGAAGCGCCATCGTTTTATGACGAAGTCGTGCGGCTGCTCGCCCGGCGCGGCTTTGCGCTCGCCCCAGCGCGGCTGGCGGCTGACTGGACCCAGCCAACCAGCCATGACGCCTCGGTAGAAGCTGCCTGGCTGGAGATCTATCGCAACCCAGCGCAACACTGGGACCTGTACGAAATGGCGGAAGAACTGGTGGATCTGGAAGACGCATTTCGCCAGTGGCGCTTCCGTCATGTGACCACGGTTGAACGGATCATCGGCTTCAAGCCCGGGACCGGCGGCACGAACGGCGCACCCTACTTGCGCCGGATGCTGGACGTCGTGCTATTCCCCGAGCTGTGGCATGTGCGGACACTGCTTTAAGGGGCCGCCAGGGCGGCCCCAGTGAAGAGGCTGAGGCCGCGCGGGCAAACGCTGCGATAGGTGGAACGGATCGCTACCGATGGTTACTAAAGGGGCACATACCTATTTATTTTTCTGGAACGACCATCGTGACGCTAACAACGACATCCGCGAGTACTTCGCCAGCCACGCATACCTCTGATTCATCACCGGTGGAAAAGAAACCCACCAAGAGATTATTCTCGTTCCTGAGCAAAACAGATGGCGAGAAGCGCACCGAAGGCCACCCCCAGTCAACCGGCAACCCTATCAAAAACGCAAGCGTGGCCTCACCGCCGAAAAAAACCAGAACGGAGTCCGTCTTTTCGGTTAAGGAGTGCTGGGATGCGATCGAAGAAGCCAAGCACATCCTGCAGGGCCGTACATCCCCGAGCCTTCATCCGGATGCCGAGAGCGCACGAACAAAACTTGAAACATACATTCATGCTTACATCAATGATTCAAGCATCGCAAATCCGACTTGCATCTCGAATCACGAGATTATTGAAGGTGACAACGAAAATATTATCGTGCTTATTGCCGAGGCATTTGAAAAATTAACCCGGCTCACCTCTTCTGATACACAACATCAGCCTCATCTTAATGACTTGCAAAAAAGCATCCGTGAAAAAACCGAAAAATTACTCAAAAATATAAATCTTGATTCAACCGATGCAACACATTCTAAATTTAACGCTGCGGCAACTCAATTGCTTAACAAGAAAAATATCACATCGCTTGTTATCAAATTAAAAGAAGAGAGACAAGAGTTACTTAAGAAACACCAAAATCAGG is a genomic window of Paraburkholderia bonniea containing:
- the kynA gene encoding tryptophan 2,3-dioxygenase → MTDPLQPPVSAAAEVTAETQTVTAAATVPVASGCPFGQHAPTSAPQADASHPEGWHHAQLDFAQSMSYGDYLALDTLLSAQHPRSPDHNEMLFIVQHQTSELWMKLALYELRAACDAVRHDALPSAFKMLARVSRILEQLVQAWSVLATLTPSEYSAMRPYLGSSSGFQSHQYRLLEFMLGNKNAQMLKPHAHRPEIYAEVKAALEAPSFYDEVVRLLARRGFALAPARLAADWTQPTSHDASVEAAWLEIYRNPAQHWDLYEMAEELVDLEDAFRQWRFRHVTTVERIIGFKPGTGGTNGAPYLRRMLDVVLFPELWHVRTLL